Proteins found in one Takifugu flavidus isolate HTHZ2018 unplaced genomic scaffold, ASM371156v2 ctg540, whole genome shotgun sequence genomic segment:
- the LOC130520816 gene encoding NACHT, LRR and PYD domains-containing protein 3-like — MAQEILLKVLQDLTEEEFNKFKFYLKDPGVMGGFNPIKRCRLETRERTVVVDLMVKAYKDQGAVEVTKKILEKIPRNDILQNLSAVSSDPEGPTCEHVPIGSYQSNLQSNLRSRFMCVQEGCDEKADEQRLDDVYTQLYVTTGGDIHINAQHEVTQIDMVGNPSDTEQPISPSDLFTPPAGKYKPIRTVLTNGNAGIGKTFLIRKFVLDWAEQRANQDVHLILPFTFRQLNLWRGTRLSLAELTHKCIQESRDIQIEALNSIFTALQSSGDANFNNCKFKLLFILDGLHESQLEMDTRTGKFQEADIDVKAPCSVEVLLTNLINRSLLPSARLWITTRPAAANQIHPDFVDMRTEVRGFTDVQKEEYFRRKFKDEE; from the exons atggcccaagagatcctgctgaaggttctgcaggatttaactgaggaagaattcaataaattcaaattttacctgAAAGATCCTGGAGTCATGGGAGGCTTCAACCCGATTAAACGCTGCCGactagagaccagagagaggacggtcgttgtggatttgatggtgaaggcttacaaagatcaaggagccgtggaagtcaccaagaagattttagagaagatacctcggaacgacattctgcaaaatctttcagctgtcagttcagatccagaag gtcccacatgtgaacacgtccccatcggctcttatcaatcaaaccttcagtcaaacctgaggagcaggtttatgtgtgtgcaggaaggctgcgatgagaaggcagacgagcaacggctggacgacgtctacacacagctgtacgtcaccaccggtggcgacatacacatcaatgctcagcacgaggtcactcagattgacatggttgggaacccttcagacacagaacaacccattagtcccagtgacctgtttacacctccagctgggaaatataaacccataagaactgttctgaccaacggaaatgcaggaattggcaaaacctttctaatccgcaagtttgtgttggactgggcagaacaacgagccaatcaagacgtgcatctcatattgccgttcacctttcgccaGCTGAACCTGTGGAGGGGGACACGCCtatccttggctgaactcactcataagtgcatccaagagtccagggacattcaaatagaggctcttaacagcatctttacagctctgcagtcatcaggagacgccaattttaacaattgtaaattcaagcttctgtttatcttggatgggctgCATGAGAGCCAactagaaatggacaccagaaccggtaaattccaggaggcggatatagatgtgaaggcaccgtgctcggtggaggtcctgctcacaaacctcattaacagaagtcttctcccctccgctcgactctggataaccacgaggcccgcggcagccaatcagatccatccggattttgtggacatgaggacagaggtgcgagggtttactgacgtgcagaaggaagagtactttaggaggaagttcaaggacGAGGAGTAG